A region of Necator americanus strain Aroian chromosome I, whole genome shotgun sequence DNA encodes the following proteins:
- a CDS encoding hypothetical protein (NECATOR_CHRI.G862.T1), translated as MEGMPRVPMLQPEPKIPANQYDEEFRLKIKEYILLHFQDDPSKYDNAISEIMTMKQNVSNSYADVETACLLKRYYAQLLMMKNRFPMEEGDPIKVLFCWYDRAMEIAHSATYDDVGFELACVMYNIGAVHACIAANESRENEDSIKNAFMHYQYAAWPLQHLRDKLNASKYASVDFDKELLTFFVNVLLAQAQECLLEKSLIDHRSNLVVAKLAIHLRDRYQECLRHIENSNLGDYVSSHKYKQWSRTCAIKSEMYGAIAMIHMGCQADDEKKMGARYGYYKIANEHLMAILKLAEKEDRDTMKASISFLADVVGNKLNNAKKENEFIYHDRVPGNEELCKDLEGLCKVRPLSFDPLDPSVGGEDLFSGLLPSGVVKAVSEYEEEKTRLKREVLQRINVKDDELDNFLVSLRIDEIDLNADSTPFVLPDMLLERNAALTTQPDAIPKLLDSLQKVSDLAREAGAKLSGLTGRLVDVDLPEITSDEGYKAIKKELERLTEHHQKARSNNVELHKAIAAHTTNLHLLSLSIDELTSKLAGPAINAGATPEGAALRRVLDKTREMQTQRAQLVQRLTDEMNNDNIAKKLLSERDSDHRETYIAELKKHEETIKYIDANLSAQEKILSALTDANADFSEFRKKIKASLNARSEQIMALVTSYDVYSDVCSKVEDGRNFYMKLLDRLHKLTLAVEGIEAAFGAEREKREAEKRSLEEKMAALKRATETRDALADFSIGGVAQTSLPGVPTPVRGGRPRLGDYKEFYRNKMSGGAAPSAGYIPPPTSSIPYQPLVPGGVPRPDVQYASQLGQPQFHASHPPVVMGPPSPAPSSISELTGYQYHHAHEDPGRQAAAVQQIPYSAVPAMSHAAHAVAHNPALGLPAHLQGTVAPRPQSGPPPAALPQHYVPQQPLPQTNHTHIPLSTHHLRTGPALQYQQYAGAENVPTPTVATPIASVDTNLAGVQWNNMQQQIRAQTLPVSQVQHVPAHYPISNHPQGLVYTPVCPPCPSGGNLQDRGQYQIPQVPAQQVTPAPGTVQLQQITTQPSTLTPHQPLMAPVPPNIPLPNQQANANQITVALPHSESQHPQQATLFPSTAANVPMSGQTVQQVAAPPQTQQNPPVQQPVHTVNGQIFMQHVQQPPPQQQQQQFSASTVTNQVSNLPQPVPAPQPNLAPLSSQSPSLSQQPPAARLQTPPLVQPQFVPFQPSSISPWHIGVAPSASQSPWHVGATTAGLICNTSPVPPLQQYKSTQPTQAVGQAPQQTQKPFSNVDLLDGILDDSNLPPAMIPQPKSMENQNLLRTCAPSSSVSSESVTLSAIHRLPGTPISMPISQPTSAAGVVTAQTQPVHVQDVPPAQGQAQPVCQPPRPAAAVLPIQHQGVVNQPSRPAAALMQPQAPTPPPPTTVASQTSRVLPLTELTDPSKFELGPGDKTRLEKRLLHEHIRSGGDAPLPQLDPNDPLNALDPFWKTK; from the exons ATGGAGGGCATGCCCCGTGTACCGATGTTGCAGCCTGAACCGAAAATCCCCGCGAATCAATATGATGAAGAATTTCGACTGAAGATAAAAGAG tacattcttcttcattttcaagaTGATCCGAGCAAATATGACAACGCTATATCGGAAATAATGACTATGAAACAG AATGTAAGCAACTCCTACGCAGATGTTGAAACAGCCTGTTTATTGAAGCGGTATTATGCTCAACTGTTGATGATGAAAAATCGTTTCCCTATGGAAGAAGGGGATCCAATCAAAGTCCTGTTCTGTTG GTACGACAGAGCCATGGAAATCGCTCACTCGGCGACCTATGATGATGTGGGGTTCGAATTAGCATGTGTTATGTACAACATCGGTGCTGTTCATGCTTGTATCGCAGCAAATGAATCGCGAGAAAACGAGGAT AGCATTAAAAATGCCTTTATGCATTATCAATACGCAGCCTGGCCGCTACAGCATCTTCGTGACAAGTTAAACGCCTCAAAATACGCTTCAGTGGATTTTGACAAGGAGCTACTAACATTCTTCGTAAACGTACTATTG GCGCAAGCTCAAGAATGTCTGTTGGAGAAGAGTTTGATTGATCATCGAAGCAATTTGGTTGTTGCAAAGTTGGCTATACACCTTAGAGATAGATATCAAGAGTGTTTACGACATATTGAGAACTCGAACCTTGGTGATTACGTGTCATCTCATAAGTACAAG CAATGGTCACGAACATGTGCGATAAAGAGTGAAATGTACGGTGCGATAGCGATGATTCACATGGGATGCCAAGCGGATGACGAGAAAAAGATGGGAGCACG GTACGGTTACTACAAAATTGCAAACGAACATTTGATGGCAATTTTGAAACTAGCAGAAAAGGAGGATCGGGATACAATGAAGGCATCCATCTCCTTCCTTGCTGATGTTGTTGGAAACAA GCTCAATAATGctaaaaaagagaacgaatTCATTTACCATGATCGAGTTCCTGGCAATGAAGAACTATGCAAGGATCTTGAG GGTTTATGCAAAGTCCGACCGTTGTCATTCGATCCTTTGGATCCGTCTGTAGGAGGAGAAGATTTGTTCAGCGGTCTTCTTCCTTCTGGCGTAGTTAAAGCTGTGTCTgaatatgaagaagaaaagacaagATTGAAACGAGAAGTGTTGCAAAGGATAAATGTAAAAGACGATGAATTAGA TAACTTCTTGGTTTCGCTGAGGATTGATGAGATTGATTTGAATGCTGATTCCACTCCATTTGTCCTTCCCGACATGTTGCTCGAACGGAACGCCGCCCTTACGACTCAGCCTGATGCAATACCGAAGCTGTTGGATAGCTTACAAA AAGTGAGTGATCTAGCAAGGGAAGCTGGCGCGAAATTAAGTGGATTGACAGGACGATTAGTTGATGTGGATCTTCCTGAAATA ACTTCTGATGAAGGCTATAAAGCGATCAAGAAAGAATTGGAAAGACTAACTGAACATCATCAGAAAGCAAG ATCAAATAACGTCGAACTGCACAAAGCTATTGCTGCCCACACCACTAATTTGCATTTGCTAAGTTTGTCAATAGATGAACTTACGAGCAAGCTCGCAGGGCCAGCCATTAATGCCG GAGCCACTCCTGAAGGTGCCGCCCTTCGTCGTGTTCTTGACAAAACACGTGAGATGCAGACTCAAAGAGCTCAGCTGGTCCAGCGATTGACAGATGAGATGAATAACGATAACATTGCGAAGAAACTTCTGTCTGAAAGGGATTCGGATCATAGA GAAACCTACATCGCCGAGCTGAAGAAGCATGAGGAGACCATTAAATACATCGATGCAAATTTGTCAGCTCAGGAGAAGATTCTTTCAGCGCTTACTGATGCGAATGCTGATTTTTCGGAGTTCAGAAAGAAGATCAAAGCTTCCCTCAATgc ACGTTCCGAACAAATCATGGCGTTGGTTACTTCATATGACGTCTACAGTGATGTGTGTAGTAAGGTTGAAGACGGAAGAAA CTTTTACATGAAATTGCTTGATCGCCTGCACAAACTCACCCTTGCTGTTGAAGGAATTGAAGCTgctt TTGGAGCGGAGCGAGAAAAACGTGAAGCTGAAAAGCGATCCTTAGAGGAGAAAATGGCCGCTCTGAAACGGGCCACTGAAACCCGTGATGCACTAGCTGACTTCTCCATAGGTGGAGTCGCGCAAACTTCTCTTCCTGGTGTTCCTACACCAGTCAGAG GCGGTCGTCCTCGACTGGGTGACTACAAGGAGTTTTATCGGAACAAAATGTCGGGTGGTGCCGCCCCTTCAGCTGGATATATACCCCCACCAACGTCTTCTATCCCATATCAGCCTCTAGTTCCTGGCGGAGTACCTCGACCGGACGTTCAATATGCTAGTCAGCTCGGACAACCGCAGTTTCATGCATCACATCCTCCTGTGGTAATGGGACCACCATCACCGGCACCGAGCAGTATATCAG AATTAACTGGCTACCAATACCATCATGCACATGAAGATCCGGGGCGCCAAGCTGCAGCAGTTCAACAGATTCCGTACTCAGCTGTGCCTGCGATGTCTCATGCAGCCCATGCTGTAGCACACAACCCTGCACTTGGCCTTCCAGCTCACCTCCAAGGTACTGTAGCCCCAAGGCCTCAATCAGGCCCTCCTCCCGCTGCTCTACCACAACATTACGTTCCGCAGCAACCGCTGCCACAGACTAACCATACACATATACCGTTATCAACACACCATTTACGAACCGGTCCAGCGCTGCAGTACCAGCAGTATGCTGGAGCTGAAAATGTGCCAACACCTACGGTGGCTACGCCTATTGCTTCGGTAGATACGAATCTAGCGGGTGTACAGTGGAACAATATGCAACAG CAAATTCGTGCTCAGACGTTGCCAGTGTCTCAAGTCCAACACGTCCCCGCTCATTATCCTATATCTAATCATCCTCAAGGTTTGGTATATACACCAGTTTGTCCACCATGTCCTTCAGGAGGCAATCTGCAAGACAGAGGGCAGTATCAGATACCGCAGGTTCCTGCGCAGCAGGTTACGCCTGCTCCTGGAACTGTGCAGCTACAGCAAATCACTACACAACCGTCTACACTGACTCCGCATCAGCCTTTGATGGCGCCAGTACCACCAAATATCCCGTTGCCAAATCAACAAGCCAATGCGAACCAAATAACTGTTGCTCTCCCTCATTCCGAATCACAGCATCCTCAACAAGCGACATTGTTTCCATCAACAGCAGCCAATGTTCCAATGAGCGGGCAGACTGTTCAACAGGTCGCTGCTCCTccacaaacacaacaaaatcCACCTGTTCAACAACCTGTACATACTGTGAATGGTCAAATTTTCATGCAGCATGTACAGCAGCCACCACCACAGCAACAGCAGCAACAATTCAGTGCTTCGACAGTAACTAATCAAGTAAGCAACCTACCACAGCCAGTTCCTGCACCGCAACCAAATCTTGCGCCATTATCATCGCAATCG CCCTCACTGTCACAGCAACCACCAGCTGCAAGGTTGCAAACTCCTCCACTGGTTCAACCGCAATTTGTCCCTTTTCAACCTAGCTCTATCTCGCCTTGGCACATTGGAGTGGCACCAAGCGCG TCGCAGTCACCTTGGCATGTAGGTGCAACGACCGCAGGATTGATCTGCAATACATCACCAGTGCCTCCCCTGCAACAGTATAAGTCAACGCAGCCG ACACAAGCGGTTGGACAGGCACCGCAGCAGACACAGAAACCATTCTCCAACGTG GATCTTTTGGACGGAATACTTGACGACAGTAATTTGCCACCCGCCATGATACCACAACCGAAGTCCATGGAAAATCAGA aCCTTCTTCGAACTTGTGCACCTTCTTCAAGTGTGTCATCCGAATCAGTAACACTCTCTGCAATCCATCGTCTACCTGGGACTCCAATTTCGATGCCAATATCACAGCCAACTTCTGCTGCCGGTGTTGTCACTGCACAGACACAACCAGTGCATGTTCAGGATGTGCCACCTGCACAGGGTCAGGCTCAG CCAGTCTGTCAACCCCCACGACCAGCAGCTGCAGTGTTGCCTATTCAGCATCAAGGAGTCGTCAACCAACCTAGTCGACCA GCTGCAGCGCTAATGCAACCACAAGCGCCAACACCACCGCCACCAACGACAGTTGCTTCTCAG ACGTCTAGAGTCCTTCCTCTAACGGAACTAACGGATCCCTCAAAATTTGAACTTGGCCCTGGTGATAAAACACGACTTGAGAAGCGCTTACTTCATGAACACATCAGAAGTGGTGGAGATGCTCCATTGCCGCAATTGGACCCCAACGATCCACTGAATGCGCTTGATCCGTTCTGGAAGACGAAGTAG
- a CDS encoding hypothetical protein (NECATOR_CHRI.G860.T2): MLLGGSFVELKAAYDAIKQGRKIRICEIHFIEAGQRLTAELTSFGMILMRLEDGRTYVHSSDVHPQIVTNLQDILCDFDDSFLFTEADIQTFVNDCLFRYYNGEEWRGPDLRFPKRVQHKELEGVKEAADPSGFQIVPPGTPPSTLKEPKPELRSAEKQQSPSNSSYIRFLPSGTITVGSPNNEDTSGSSSDPFWDVHELASQDNNLLKKYFIVKGEQLLQLFQFCPQCGSKIPKGNTVRLLQHGTAPVVEFLCKECSLQGEPVKRWEGQC, from the exons ATGTTACTTGGCGGCTCTTTCGTGGAATTAAAAGCTGCCTACGATGCTATTaaacaaggaagaaagataAGAATCTGTGAAATACACTTTATCGAAGCC GGTCAGCGTTTAACGGCTGAGTTAACGTCGTTCGGAATGATTTTGATGCGCTTAGAAGATGGACGTACCTACGTACATAGTAGCGATGTTCATCCACAGATCGTTACGAATCTACAAGATATTCTGTGTGATTTCGAT GACAGTTTTCTCTTCACTGAAGCTGATATACAAACTTTTGTGAACGACTGTCTGTTTCGCTACTATAATGGAGAAGAGTGGAGAGGTCCAGACTTGAGGTTTCCGAAGAGAGTCCAGCATAAGGAATTAGAAGGAGTCAAAGAG GCAGCAGATCCTAGCGGATTTCAAATTGTTCCACCAGGGACACCTCCCTCTACACTTAAAGAACCAAAACCTGAGTTAAGAAGTGCGGAGAAGCAACAGTCGCCCTCAAATTCTTCATATATCCGTTTCCTTCCTTCAGGCACTATCACG GTCGGTTCCCCGAACAACGAGGACACGTCTGGTTCCTCATCCGATCCTTTTTGGGATGTCCACGAGCTGGCTTCGCAGGACAACAACCTACTGAAGAAATACTTCATAGTGAAGGGTGAGCAGCTACTTCAACTCTTTCAGTTTTGTCCACAATGCGGCTCGAAGATTCCCAAAGGAAACACTGTAAGACTTCTCCAACATGGAACCGCACCTGTTGTGGAGTTCCTTTGCAAAGAATGCTCTTTGCAAGGAGAACCGGTGAAGCGTTGGGAAGGACAATGCTGA
- a CDS encoding hypothetical protein (NECATOR_CHRI.G861.T1), which translates to MSNSSSCSWECILSIVGVGFVWGTTNPLLRLGSKSGAQTIDSPGLHPSPSLWGRLLTPVIELATLLMNWRFSLPFIVNQSASMMFIMLISRYPVSVVVPCVNALQFVFTAVAGHFIGERMLNLRSCIGALTVTTGVLIMMSSDALDLQS; encoded by the exons ATGTCGAACTCCTCATCATGTTCGTGGGAATGTATTTTGTCGATTGTTGGTGTCGGATTCGTATGGGGTACAACGAATCCGCTATTGAGACTTGGGTCAAAATCCGGAGCACAAACGATCGATAGCCCAG GTCTCCATCCTTCTCCGAGCCTTTGGGGCCGTTTATTAACTCCTGTAATCGAACTTGCCACATTACTCATGAATTGGAGGTTTTCGCTCCCGTTCATTGTCAATCAAAGTGCTTCT ATGATGTTCATAATGCTCATATCTCGTTATCCCGTATCAGTAGTTGTTCCTTGTGTGAACGCGTTGCAGTTCGTGTTCACTGCTGTAGCCGGCCATTTCATCG GTGAACGGATGCTCAATCTTCGAAGCTGCATTGGTGCTCTTACAGTAACCACTGGTGTACTAATAATGATGAGCTCCGATGCTCTTGATCTACAATCTTAG
- a CDS encoding hypothetical protein (NECATOR_CHRI.G861.T2): MSNSSSCSWECILSIVGVGFVWGTTNPLLRLGSKSGAQTIDSPGLHPSPSLWGRLLTPVIELATLLMNWRFSLPFIVNQSASMMFIMLISRYPVSVVVPCVNALQFVFTAVAGHFIGERMLNLRSCIGALTVTTVVKVPTVSLNNLRSNYGGQFPHVGRKDIRLRSIKISDISVIVMHISTVSGGLHRSRMS; this comes from the exons ATGTCGAACTCCTCATCATGTTCGTGGGAATGTATTTTGTCGATTGTTGGTGTCGGATTCGTATGGGGTACAACGAATCCGCTATTGAGACTTGGGTCAAAATCCGGAGCACAAACGATCGATAGCCCAG GTCTCCATCCTTCTCCGAGCCTTTGGGGCCGTTTATTAACTCCTGTAATCGAACTTGCCACATTACTCATGAATTGGAGGTTTTCGCTCCCGTTCATTGTCAATCAAAGTGCTTCT ATGATGTTCATAATGCTCATATCTCGTTATCCCGTATCAGTAGTTGTTCCTTGTGTGAACGCGTTGCAGTTCGTGTTCACTGCTGTAGCCGGCCATTTCATCG GTGAACGGATGCTCAATCTTCGAAGCTGCATTGGTGCTCTTACAGTAACCACTG TAGTGAAG GTACCTACTGTTTCACTCAATAATTTGAGGAGTAACTATGGTGGACAATTCCCACACGTGGGTAGAAAGGACATTCGCTTGCGCTCGATAAAGATCAGTGATATTAGTGTGATCGTTATGCACATCTCCACAGTTAGTGGTGGATTACACCGCAGTCGTATGTCGTAA
- a CDS encoding hypothetical protein (NECATOR_CHRI.G860.T1), translating into MGRRTCYLCHLTREESFMRWCSTLIKQVAVLVCGLMLLGGSFVELKAAYDAIKQGRKIRICEIHFIEAGQRLTAELTSFGMILMRLEDGRTYVHSSDVHPQIVTNLQDILCDFDDSFLFTEADIQTFVNDCLFRYYNGEEWRGPDLRFPKRVQHKELEGVKEAADPSGFQIVPPGTPPSTLKEPKPELRSAEKQQSPSNSSYIRFLPSGTITVGSPNNEDTSGSSSDPFWDVHELASQDNNLLKKYFIVKGEQLLQLFQFCPQCGSKIPKGNTVRLLQHGTAPVVEFLCKECSLQGEPVKRWEGQC; encoded by the exons ATGGGCAGACGCACATGCTATCTTTGCCATTTGACTCGTGAAGAGAGCTTTATGCGATGGTGTTCCACGCTTATCAAACAGGTCGCAGTTCTGGTTTGTGGATTGATGTTACTTGGCGGCTCTTTCGTGGAATTAAAAGCTGCCTACGATGCTATTaaacaaggaagaaagataAGAATCTGTGAAATACACTTTATCGAAGCC GGTCAGCGTTTAACGGCTGAGTTAACGTCGTTCGGAATGATTTTGATGCGCTTAGAAGATGGACGTACCTACGTACATAGTAGCGATGTTCATCCACAGATCGTTACGAATCTACAAGATATTCTGTGTGATTTCGAT GACAGTTTTCTCTTCACTGAAGCTGATATACAAACTTTTGTGAACGACTGTCTGTTTCGCTACTATAATGGAGAAGAGTGGAGAGGTCCAGACTTGAGGTTTCCGAAGAGAGTCCAGCATAAGGAATTAGAAGGAGTCAAAGAG GCAGCAGATCCTAGCGGATTTCAAATTGTTCCACCAGGGACACCTCCCTCTACACTTAAAGAACCAAAACCTGAGTTAAGAAGTGCGGAGAAGCAACAGTCGCCCTCAAATTCTTCATATATCCGTTTCCTTCCTTCAGGCACTATCACG GTCGGTTCCCCGAACAACGAGGACACGTCTGGTTCCTCATCCGATCCTTTTTGGGATGTCCACGAGCTGGCTTCGCAGGACAACAACCTACTGAAGAAATACTTCATAGTGAAGGGTGAGCAGCTACTTCAACTCTTTCAGTTTTGTCCACAATGCGGCTCGAAGATTCCCAAAGGAAACACTGTAAGACTTCTCCAACATGGAACCGCACCTGTTGTGGAGTTCCTTTGCAAAGAATGCTCTTTGCAAGGAGAACCGGTGAAGCGTTGGGAAGGACAATGCTGA